In Vicia villosa cultivar HV-30 ecotype Madison, WI unplaced genomic scaffold, Vvil1.0 ctg.002453F_1_1, whole genome shotgun sequence, a single genomic region encodes these proteins:
- the LOC131638861 gene encoding NAC domain-containing protein 40-like, translating to MAAFLPPGVVFIPNDEILIGYYLANKNNEDLHIFNGAHMIKEMNLYESDPFELSPASSYSIYNGRHWHWYCFTAKINEERRYCKTGFWKKKGNVCNITNADNVVLGTKTLFVFYLGKSPNDSEKTNWTMYEYALVDNPQDGFVLCRIFDCPIEMNVDNEFGPLSDVDETDCDESYNELEKFSV from the exons ATGGCTGCTTTTCTTCCACCTGGTGTTGTTTTCATTCCTAATGATGAGATTCTTATTGGCTATTACCTTGCCAACAAAAATAATGAAGACCTCCATATTTTCAATGGCGCTCACATGATTAAAGAGATGAACCTATATGAGTCTGATCCCTTCGAATTGTCTCCCGCGTCATCCTATTCAATCTACAATGGTAGGCACTGGCACTGGTATTGTTTTACTGCAAAAATTAACGAGGAAAGAAGATATTGCAAGACCGGATTTTGGAAGAAGAAAGGAAATGTTTGTAATATTACTAATGCAGATAACGTAGTTTTAGGAACTAAAACTCTCTTTGTTTTCTATCTTGGAAAATCCCCGAATGATTCAGAAAAAACTAATTGgactatgtatgaatatgctttGGTAGACAATCCGCAG GATGGTTTTGTTCTTTGTAGAATATTTGATTGCCCAATAGAGATGAACGTGGATAATGAATTTGGGCCTTTATCTGATGTTGATGAAACTGATTGTGATGAAAGTTATAATGAGCTTGAGAAATTCTCCGTATGA
- the LOC131638860 gene encoding NAC domain-containing protein 40-like, giving the protein MGALLLPGVVFIPSDLVLVGYYLANKNNEELHDFNGSYIIKEMNLYEFDPFELPHASSFKFNNRRHWYYFISKIDEERRHCKTGFWKKKGKVCEITNGGNTLLGMKALFVFYLGKSPNDAERTNWTMYEYTLADKPHAPFVVCRIFECPPEIDVDYEFGPISDVDETDIDEADIDESDV; this is encoded by the exons ATGGGCGCTTTGCTTCTACCTGGTGTTGTATTCATCCCCTCTGATCTGGTTCTTGTTGGCTATTACCTTGCCAACAAAAACAATGAAGAGCTACATGATTTCAATGGCTCATACATCATCAAAGAAATGAACTTGTATGAGTTTGACCCCTTTGAATTGCCTCATGCATCATCCTTTAAATTCAACAATCGGAGGCACTGGtactattttatttcaaaaattgacGAAGAGAGGAGGCATTGTAAGACCGGTTTCTGGAAGAAGAAGGGAAAGGTTTGTGAAATTACTAATGGTGGTAACACACTTTTGGGAATGAAAGCTCTCTTTGTTTTTTATCTCGGAAAATCTCCAAATGATGCTGAAAGAACTAACTGGACTATGTATGAGTATACCTTGGCGGATAAACCTCAT GCTCCTTTTGTTGTTTGTCGTATTTTTGAATGCCCTCCAGAGATTGATGTGGATTATGAGTTCGGGCCTATATCTGATGTTGATGAAACTGATATTGATGAGGCTGATATCGATGAAAGTGATGTTTAG